Proteins encoded within one genomic window of Gasterosteus aculeatus chromosome 18, fGasAcu3.hap1.1, whole genome shotgun sequence:
- the acbd3 gene encoding Golgi resident protein GCP60 isoform X1: protein MMATEVQSGDLDSATSSRLEVSIDGLTLSPDPEGEQTQLEEPQPEPGEPDTDTSGAAGGEDGETAKSAIERKWGFPLLELYGMGLKFFKDKDGKAFHPTYEEKLRLVALHKQVLLGPYNPDASPEVGFFDVLGNDRRKEWASLGNLEKEEAMVEFVKLLNKCCNLFAPYVTSHKIEREEQERKRREEEERQRLEEEERERQRQEEERRRLVEEERQRREEEERREAEEERLRIEQQKQQIMAALNAQTAVQFQQYAAQQYPNSPEQQLGLIRQLQEQHYQQYMQQLYQVQLAQQQAALQKQQMQADSMLQGTLDASGFGGGELIPASAAGLMYAASPPSGDEPPTVNGGHSDSYSESMNREPAPEPAEEVSENGPLLADSPPVIAAPSMWTRPQIKDFKEKIRQDADSVITVGRGEVVTVRVPTHEEGAYLFWEFATDYYDIGFGVFFEWTDAASAAVSVHVSESSDEDEEEEGEPPSEEEKAKKEAGKPQVDEIVPVYRRDCHEEVYAGSHQYPGRGVYLLKFDNSYSLWRSKSVYYRVYYTR from the exons ATGATGGCGACAGAGGTTCAGAGCGGCGACCTCGACAGTGCTACTTCCAGCCGGCTCGAAGTTTCCATCGATGGCCTCACCCTCAGCCCGGACCCGGAGGGCGAGCAGACCCAGCTCGAAGAGCCGCAGCCCGAGCCCGGGGAGCCCGACACCGACACGTCGGGTGCCGCGGGGGGCGAAGATGGGGAGACGGCTAAGTCCGCGATAGAGAGGAAATGGGGCTTTCCTCTGCTGGAGCTGTACGGAATGGGCCTTAAATTCTTCAAAG ATAAGGATGGAAAGGCCTTCCACCCGACCTACGAGGAGAAGCTTCGCCTGGTGGCGCTGCACAAGCAGGTGTTACTGGGGCCTTATAATCCTGATGCTTCACCAGAGGTTGGCTTCTTTGATGTCCTGGGTAACGACCGCAG GAAAGAGTGGGCCTCCTTGGGTAacctggagaaggaggaggccatGGTGGAGTTTGTCAAGCTGCTGAACAAGTGCTGTAACCTCTTCGCTCCCTACGTAACCTCACACAAGATCGaaagggaggagcaggagaggaaaag aagagaagaagaggagcgtcagcgcctggaggaggaggagagggagcgacaaaggcaggaggaggagagacggaggctcgtggaggaggaaaggcagaggagagaggaagaggaaagaagagaggcagaggaggagaggctaCGTATTGAGCAGCAGAA ACAACAGATTATGGCGGCGCTGAATGCTCAGACGGCGGTGCAGTTCCAGCAGTACGCTGCTCAGCAGTACCCCAACAGCCCGGAGCAACAGCTGGGCCTCATCCGTCAGCTCCAGGAGCAGCACTACCAGCAGTACATGCAGCAGCTCTACCAGGTCCAGCTGGCCCAGCAACAG GCGGCCTTAcagaagcagcagatgcagGCGGATTCGATGCTGCAGGGCACCCTCGACGCTAGTGGCTTCGGCGGTGGCGAACTGATCCCCGCCTCAGCCGCAGGGCTGATGTATGCGGCCTCACCGCCTTCCGGCGACGAACCTCCGACAGTCAATGGAGGCCATTCGGACTCTTACTCAGAGAGCATGAACAGGGAGCCGGCGCCTGAGCCGGCAGAGGAGGTCTCGGAAAACGGGCCTTTATTAG CAGACTCTCCACCGGTCATAGCGGCTCCATCCATGTGGACGCGGCCGCAGATCAAGGACTTCAAGGAGAAGATCCGGCAGGACGCGGACAGCGTGATCACAGTGGGCCGCGGGGAGGTGGTCACGGTGCGGGTGCCCACCCACGAGGAGGGCGCGTACCTTTTCTGGGAGTTTGCCACGGACTATTACGACATCGGCTTCGGGGTGTTTTTCGAGTGGACGGACGCAGCCTCCGCTGCCGTCAGCGTGCACGTGTCAGAGTCCagcgacgaggacgaggaggaggaag GTGAGCCTcccagcgaggaggagaaggcgaAGAAGGAGGCGGGGAAGCCCCAGGTGGATGAGATTGTGCCGGTGTACCGGCGGGACTGTCACGAGGAGGTGTACGCCGGCAGCCATCAGTACCCGGGCCGCGGAGTCTACCTGCTGAAGTTCGACAACTCCTATTCACTCTGGCGCTCCAAGAGTGTTTACTACAGAGTCTACTATACCAGATAA
- the acbd3 gene encoding Golgi resident protein GCP60 isoform X4 — protein MMATEVQSGDLDSATSSRLEVSIDGLTLSPDPEGEQTQLEEPQPEPGEPDTDTSGAAGGEDGETAKSAIERKWGFPLLELYGMGLKFFKDKDGKAFHPTYEEKLRLVALHKQVLLGPYNPDASPEVGFFDVLGNDRRKEWASLGNLEKEEAMVEFVKLLNKCCNLFAPYVTSHKIEREEQERKREEEERQRLEEEERERQRQEEERRRLVEEERQRREEEERREAEEERLRIEQQKQQIMAALNAQTAVQFQQYAAQQYPNSPEQQLGLIRQLQEQHYQQYMQQLYQVQLAQQQAALQKQQMQADSMLQGTLDASGFGGGELIPASAAGLMYAASPPSGDEPPTVNGGHSDSYSESMNREPAPEPAEEVSENGPLLDSPPVIAAPSMWTRPQIKDFKEKIRQDADSVITVGRGEVVTVRVPTHEEGAYLFWEFATDYYDIGFGVFFEWTDAASAAVSVHVSESSDEDEEEEGEPPSEEEKAKKEAGKPQVDEIVPVYRRDCHEEVYAGSHQYPGRGVYLLKFDNSYSLWRSKSVYYRVYYTR, from the exons ATGATGGCGACAGAGGTTCAGAGCGGCGACCTCGACAGTGCTACTTCCAGCCGGCTCGAAGTTTCCATCGATGGCCTCACCCTCAGCCCGGACCCGGAGGGCGAGCAGACCCAGCTCGAAGAGCCGCAGCCCGAGCCCGGGGAGCCCGACACCGACACGTCGGGTGCCGCGGGGGGCGAAGATGGGGAGACGGCTAAGTCCGCGATAGAGAGGAAATGGGGCTTTCCTCTGCTGGAGCTGTACGGAATGGGCCTTAAATTCTTCAAAG ATAAGGATGGAAAGGCCTTCCACCCGACCTACGAGGAGAAGCTTCGCCTGGTGGCGCTGCACAAGCAGGTGTTACTGGGGCCTTATAATCCTGATGCTTCACCAGAGGTTGGCTTCTTTGATGTCCTGGGTAACGACCGCAG GAAAGAGTGGGCCTCCTTGGGTAacctggagaaggaggaggccatGGTGGAGTTTGTCAAGCTGCTGAACAAGTGCTGTAACCTCTTCGCTCCCTACGTAACCTCACACAAGATCGaaagggaggagcaggagaggaaaag agaagaagaggagcgtcagcgcctggaggaggaggagagggagcgacaaaggcaggaggaggagagacggaggctcgtggaggaggaaaggcagaggagagaggaagaggaaagaagagaggcagaggaggagaggctaCGTATTGAGCAGCAGAA ACAACAGATTATGGCGGCGCTGAATGCTCAGACGGCGGTGCAGTTCCAGCAGTACGCTGCTCAGCAGTACCCCAACAGCCCGGAGCAACAGCTGGGCCTCATCCGTCAGCTCCAGGAGCAGCACTACCAGCAGTACATGCAGCAGCTCTACCAGGTCCAGCTGGCCCAGCAACAG GCGGCCTTAcagaagcagcagatgcagGCGGATTCGATGCTGCAGGGCACCCTCGACGCTAGTGGCTTCGGCGGTGGCGAACTGATCCCCGCCTCAGCCGCAGGGCTGATGTATGCGGCCTCACCGCCTTCCGGCGACGAACCTCCGACAGTCAATGGAGGCCATTCGGACTCTTACTCAGAGAGCATGAACAGGGAGCCGGCGCCTGAGCCGGCAGAGGAGGTCTCGGAAAACGGGCCTTTATTAG ACTCTCCACCGGTCATAGCGGCTCCATCCATGTGGACGCGGCCGCAGATCAAGGACTTCAAGGAGAAGATCCGGCAGGACGCGGACAGCGTGATCACAGTGGGCCGCGGGGAGGTGGTCACGGTGCGGGTGCCCACCCACGAGGAGGGCGCGTACCTTTTCTGGGAGTTTGCCACGGACTATTACGACATCGGCTTCGGGGTGTTTTTCGAGTGGACGGACGCAGCCTCCGCTGCCGTCAGCGTGCACGTGTCAGAGTCCagcgacgaggacgaggaggaggaag GTGAGCCTcccagcgaggaggagaaggcgaAGAAGGAGGCGGGGAAGCCCCAGGTGGATGAGATTGTGCCGGTGTACCGGCGGGACTGTCACGAGGAGGTGTACGCCGGCAGCCATCAGTACCCGGGCCGCGGAGTCTACCTGCTGAAGTTCGACAACTCCTATTCACTCTGGCGCTCCAAGAGTGTTTACTACAGAGTCTACTATACCAGATAA
- the acbd3 gene encoding Golgi resident protein GCP60 isoform X2 — protein sequence MMATEVQSGDLDSATSSRLEVSIDGLTLSPDPEGEQTQLEEPQPEPGEPDTDTSGAAGGEDGETAKSAIERKWGFPLLELYGMGLKFFKDKDGKAFHPTYEEKLRLVALHKQVLLGPYNPDASPEVGFFDVLGNDRRKEWASLGNLEKEEAMVEFVKLLNKCCNLFAPYVTSHKIEREEQERKRREEEERQRLEEEERERQRQEEERRRLVEEERQRREEEERREAEEERLRIEQQKQQIMAALNAQTAVQFQQYAAQQYPNSPEQQLGLIRQLQEQHYQQYMQQLYQVQLAQQQAALQKQQMQADSMLQGTLDASGFGGGELIPASAAGLMYAASPPSGDEPPTVNGGHSDSYSESMNREPAPEPAEEVSENGPLLDSPPVIAAPSMWTRPQIKDFKEKIRQDADSVITVGRGEVVTVRVPTHEEGAYLFWEFATDYYDIGFGVFFEWTDAASAAVSVHVSESSDEDEEEEGEPPSEEEKAKKEAGKPQVDEIVPVYRRDCHEEVYAGSHQYPGRGVYLLKFDNSYSLWRSKSVYYRVYYTR from the exons ATGATGGCGACAGAGGTTCAGAGCGGCGACCTCGACAGTGCTACTTCCAGCCGGCTCGAAGTTTCCATCGATGGCCTCACCCTCAGCCCGGACCCGGAGGGCGAGCAGACCCAGCTCGAAGAGCCGCAGCCCGAGCCCGGGGAGCCCGACACCGACACGTCGGGTGCCGCGGGGGGCGAAGATGGGGAGACGGCTAAGTCCGCGATAGAGAGGAAATGGGGCTTTCCTCTGCTGGAGCTGTACGGAATGGGCCTTAAATTCTTCAAAG ATAAGGATGGAAAGGCCTTCCACCCGACCTACGAGGAGAAGCTTCGCCTGGTGGCGCTGCACAAGCAGGTGTTACTGGGGCCTTATAATCCTGATGCTTCACCAGAGGTTGGCTTCTTTGATGTCCTGGGTAACGACCGCAG GAAAGAGTGGGCCTCCTTGGGTAacctggagaaggaggaggccatGGTGGAGTTTGTCAAGCTGCTGAACAAGTGCTGTAACCTCTTCGCTCCCTACGTAACCTCACACAAGATCGaaagggaggagcaggagaggaaaag aagagaagaagaggagcgtcagcgcctggaggaggaggagagggagcgacaaaggcaggaggaggagagacggaggctcgtggaggaggaaaggcagaggagagaggaagaggaaagaagagaggcagaggaggagaggctaCGTATTGAGCAGCAGAA ACAACAGATTATGGCGGCGCTGAATGCTCAGACGGCGGTGCAGTTCCAGCAGTACGCTGCTCAGCAGTACCCCAACAGCCCGGAGCAACAGCTGGGCCTCATCCGTCAGCTCCAGGAGCAGCACTACCAGCAGTACATGCAGCAGCTCTACCAGGTCCAGCTGGCCCAGCAACAG GCGGCCTTAcagaagcagcagatgcagGCGGATTCGATGCTGCAGGGCACCCTCGACGCTAGTGGCTTCGGCGGTGGCGAACTGATCCCCGCCTCAGCCGCAGGGCTGATGTATGCGGCCTCACCGCCTTCCGGCGACGAACCTCCGACAGTCAATGGAGGCCATTCGGACTCTTACTCAGAGAGCATGAACAGGGAGCCGGCGCCTGAGCCGGCAGAGGAGGTCTCGGAAAACGGGCCTTTATTAG ACTCTCCACCGGTCATAGCGGCTCCATCCATGTGGACGCGGCCGCAGATCAAGGACTTCAAGGAGAAGATCCGGCAGGACGCGGACAGCGTGATCACAGTGGGCCGCGGGGAGGTGGTCACGGTGCGGGTGCCCACCCACGAGGAGGGCGCGTACCTTTTCTGGGAGTTTGCCACGGACTATTACGACATCGGCTTCGGGGTGTTTTTCGAGTGGACGGACGCAGCCTCCGCTGCCGTCAGCGTGCACGTGTCAGAGTCCagcgacgaggacgaggaggaggaag GTGAGCCTcccagcgaggaggagaaggcgaAGAAGGAGGCGGGGAAGCCCCAGGTGGATGAGATTGTGCCGGTGTACCGGCGGGACTGTCACGAGGAGGTGTACGCCGGCAGCCATCAGTACCCGGGCCGCGGAGTCTACCTGCTGAAGTTCGACAACTCCTATTCACTCTGGCGCTCCAAGAGTGTTTACTACAGAGTCTACTATACCAGATAA
- the acbd3 gene encoding Golgi resident protein GCP60 isoform X3 yields the protein MMATEVQSGDLDSATSSRLEVSIDGLTLSPDPEGEQTQLEEPQPEPGEPDTDTSGAAGGEDGETAKSAIERKWGFPLLELYGMGLKFFKDKDGKAFHPTYEEKLRLVALHKQVLLGPYNPDASPEVGFFDVLGNDRRKEWASLGNLEKEEAMVEFVKLLNKCCNLFAPYVTSHKIEREEQERKREEEERQRLEEEERERQRQEEERRRLVEEERQRREEEERREAEEERLRIEQQKQQIMAALNAQTAVQFQQYAAQQYPNSPEQQLGLIRQLQEQHYQQYMQQLYQVQLAQQQAALQKQQMQADSMLQGTLDASGFGGGELIPASAAGLMYAASPPSGDEPPTVNGGHSDSYSESMNREPAPEPAEEVSENGPLLADSPPVIAAPSMWTRPQIKDFKEKIRQDADSVITVGRGEVVTVRVPTHEEGAYLFWEFATDYYDIGFGVFFEWTDAASAAVSVHVSESSDEDEEEEGEPPSEEEKAKKEAGKPQVDEIVPVYRRDCHEEVYAGSHQYPGRGVYLLKFDNSYSLWRSKSVYYRVYYTR from the exons ATGATGGCGACAGAGGTTCAGAGCGGCGACCTCGACAGTGCTACTTCCAGCCGGCTCGAAGTTTCCATCGATGGCCTCACCCTCAGCCCGGACCCGGAGGGCGAGCAGACCCAGCTCGAAGAGCCGCAGCCCGAGCCCGGGGAGCCCGACACCGACACGTCGGGTGCCGCGGGGGGCGAAGATGGGGAGACGGCTAAGTCCGCGATAGAGAGGAAATGGGGCTTTCCTCTGCTGGAGCTGTACGGAATGGGCCTTAAATTCTTCAAAG ATAAGGATGGAAAGGCCTTCCACCCGACCTACGAGGAGAAGCTTCGCCTGGTGGCGCTGCACAAGCAGGTGTTACTGGGGCCTTATAATCCTGATGCTTCACCAGAGGTTGGCTTCTTTGATGTCCTGGGTAACGACCGCAG GAAAGAGTGGGCCTCCTTGGGTAacctggagaaggaggaggccatGGTGGAGTTTGTCAAGCTGCTGAACAAGTGCTGTAACCTCTTCGCTCCCTACGTAACCTCACACAAGATCGaaagggaggagcaggagaggaaaag agaagaagaggagcgtcagcgcctggaggaggaggagagggagcgacaaaggcaggaggaggagagacggaggctcgtggaggaggaaaggcagaggagagaggaagaggaaagaagagaggcagaggaggagaggctaCGTATTGAGCAGCAGAA ACAACAGATTATGGCGGCGCTGAATGCTCAGACGGCGGTGCAGTTCCAGCAGTACGCTGCTCAGCAGTACCCCAACAGCCCGGAGCAACAGCTGGGCCTCATCCGTCAGCTCCAGGAGCAGCACTACCAGCAGTACATGCAGCAGCTCTACCAGGTCCAGCTGGCCCAGCAACAG GCGGCCTTAcagaagcagcagatgcagGCGGATTCGATGCTGCAGGGCACCCTCGACGCTAGTGGCTTCGGCGGTGGCGAACTGATCCCCGCCTCAGCCGCAGGGCTGATGTATGCGGCCTCACCGCCTTCCGGCGACGAACCTCCGACAGTCAATGGAGGCCATTCGGACTCTTACTCAGAGAGCATGAACAGGGAGCCGGCGCCTGAGCCGGCAGAGGAGGTCTCGGAAAACGGGCCTTTATTAG CAGACTCTCCACCGGTCATAGCGGCTCCATCCATGTGGACGCGGCCGCAGATCAAGGACTTCAAGGAGAAGATCCGGCAGGACGCGGACAGCGTGATCACAGTGGGCCGCGGGGAGGTGGTCACGGTGCGGGTGCCCACCCACGAGGAGGGCGCGTACCTTTTCTGGGAGTTTGCCACGGACTATTACGACATCGGCTTCGGGGTGTTTTTCGAGTGGACGGACGCAGCCTCCGCTGCCGTCAGCGTGCACGTGTCAGAGTCCagcgacgaggacgaggaggaggaag GTGAGCCTcccagcgaggaggagaaggcgaAGAAGGAGGCGGGGAAGCCCCAGGTGGATGAGATTGTGCCGGTGTACCGGCGGGACTGTCACGAGGAGGTGTACGCCGGCAGCCATCAGTACCCGGGCCGCGGAGTCTACCTGCTGAAGTTCGACAACTCCTATTCACTCTGGCGCTCCAAGAGTGTTTACTACAGAGTCTACTATACCAGATAA